The Sneathia sanguinegens genome segment TTAATTATGAAGATATTTTAGAATTATTAACGCCAAAAAGAATAATTGAAAATTTAAAGCAGACAAGAAAAGAAATAAATTATTTATACAATAAGTACGAAGAATTAGATGATAAAAATCCTGAGAAAAAGGAAATAGGAAGTAAACTAAATCATTGTTTTTTGGAAGCCTCGAAAAATTACAATAATGTTCTTGCAATGTTACCATTAGCAATTGAAGATATAGAAACAAGGTTATCCTTGAATACTATTAAGGGGAATTTAAATCAGATTGAAAAAATAAAACCAGGCTTGCTATATATAGGAGATAGTGGTGCTTTAGAAGTTGCGGAAATTAATACAATATCAAATCAATTACAAATAGAAACTAGTCAAAAAAATTCAGAAAAATTATCTCAAATTTTTATTGAAGATTACAATGAAAATGTAACATATAAAAGTAATTATGTTGCAGAATTAATATCAAGATCATATGTTCCCAATACAATACAAGTAGATGTAGATGTACAAAAAGAATTAAATAACTACAATAATTATTTAAATTTATATAAAACTTCTCAAGAAGACTTTATATTAATTTCTAAGGAGTTAATAAAAAAAGTTTTGGGAGTTAAGTTATATTTTGATCAATATAATACAAAATATAGACAAATGCAACCCAAATTATTAGTTGTTAATCTTAATACAGATTTATTAATGATTCCTAAAAATAAAAAGGCTTTAGATATTTATTTAAATACTGTTAATAATAAGAATGATTTTGCAAATACAATATGGTTTGCAATACTTGCAAACTTATCTTTAGAAGTAGAAATTGATGAAAAGAAACCTAAACAAAGATTTTTAAGCTATGATGAAAATGAAAATAATACAAAAAATAAAATAAGTTGTTTGTTACATTTAACAGATTTATTGGAAAAGTATAAAATTCAACTTTTCTTTAATTTTCATGCAAGTGACAAAACAGATTTTAAACACTTGTCTATAAGTGGCTTAGATGAATACAAAGAAAAAACTATGATGTTGGAAAATAAATCTTATTCAGAGTATTTAATACATG includes the following:
- a CDS encoding transcriptional regulator, which encodes MEKLIQTNRTILFEEINPEKLNLLTLIGDSEGQNSLSDDKIEEINKELLVESFEEFLIKFDPTIYSYFDSSKNKICYSLERNENISKDCVTEIKICKNNTFFKMLLALIDARNNNKVKNINFNYEDILELLTPKRIIENLKQTRKEINYLYNKYEELDDKNPEKKEIGSKLNHCFLEASKNYNNVLAMLPLAIEDIETRLSLNTIKGNLNQIEKIKPGLLYIGDSGALEVAEINTISNQLQIETSQKNSEKLSQIFIEDYNENVTYKSNYVAELISRSYVPNTIQVDVDVQKELNNYNNYLNLYKTSQEDFILISKELIKKVLGVKLYFDQYNTKYRQMQPKLLVVNLNTDLLMIPKNKKALDIYLNTVNNKNDFANTIWFAILANLSLEVEIDEKKPKQRFLSYDENENNTKNKISCLLHLTDLLEKYKIQLFFNFHASDKTDFKHLSISGLDEYKEKTMMLENKSYSEYLIHVFPNFTIIPKNRSKVSVGKMMGENNEELFYYINGLYIDSSYIAAGLVSSYQCPGYLKERFTSISNNTPGVRINIESNENSFELKTTMPKEISGYTIDLKNKINEANYGFVFSSENSIYNNKNIENITVYKARSMSRSDGYNYEPIYKTLASTYIERIIRYETTDFKEDRLKFFFSSSPKSTKSIWEKDSIYVNSILRAEDDMTYAIISDTCILNLNFAGDVKHLNLKINSKE